A stretch of the Paramormyrops kingsleyae isolate MSU_618 chromosome 16, PKINGS_0.4, whole genome shotgun sequence genome encodes the following:
- the dusp19a gene encoding dual specificity protein phosphatase 19: MQSLANEIKTFSKTALKKQCTQVTTLGGKRLIETWQGSNLCVVEDGGQPDGAYGYIEDNSLDLQVGVIKPYLLLASQDVAHDLDTLKELKVSHILNVGYGVENISPDLFVYKTLNILDLPETDITSYFHETSQFIDQVKAEGGVVLVHCNAGVSRSAAIVIGYLMSREGLAFNAALALVKAARPAIRPNPGFYEQLKDYRP; encoded by the exons ATGCAGTCCCTtgcaaatgaaattaaaacattttctaaGACCGCCCTGAAAAAACAGTGCACCCAGGTGACAACATTAGGTGGAAAGAGACTAATCGAAACGTGGCAGGGTTCTAATTTGTGTGTTGTTGAAGATGGCGGGCAGCCAGATGGAGCGTATGGTTACATTGAGGATAATAGTTTGGATCTTCAAGTTGGAGTCATCAAGCCTTACCTGCTCCTTG CTTCGCAGGATGTTGCACATGATTTAGACACTTTGAAAGAATTGAAG GtttcacacattttaaatgtcGGATATGGTGTTGAAAACATTTCCCCTGATCTGTTTgtatataaaacattaaatatattGGACCTGCCAGAAACTGACATCACTTCATATTTCCACGAGACCTCTCAGTTTATTGACCAAGTTAAAGCAGAG GGAGGAGTGGTGCTTGTCCACTGCAATGCGGGAGTGTCCCGCTCTGCTGCCATAGTAATCGGGTACCTGATGTCCAGAGAGGGACTGGCGTTCAATGCTGCTTTGGCCCTGGTGAAAGCAGCCAGACCTGCCATTCGTCCGAACCCGGGTTTCTATGAGCAGCTGAAAGACTACAGGCCGTGA